A single window of Granulicella sibirica DNA harbors:
- a CDS encoding GNAT family N-acetyltransferase, protein MEESQVSYFLTSPRLGFRHWTREDEARAALIWQDAEVMRHMGGPYTEDGTRSRLASEMARQEHLGFQYWPIFLRDTGEFAGCSGLRPFHDEEGVLEFGVHIARRFWSARLGEEAARAVMGYACETLATRTFVAGHGPQNLASKALLLRLGFIFTHEEPWGAHGIMHPHYRLTLEP, encoded by the coding sequence ATGGAGGAATCGCAGGTGTCTTATTTCCTGACCTCACCACGGCTGGGCTTTCGGCACTGGACTCGAGAGGACGAGGCTCGGGCAGCGCTGATTTGGCAGGATGCCGAAGTGATGCGCCATATGGGCGGACCCTACACAGAGGACGGCACCCGAAGTCGACTCGCTTCCGAGATGGCTCGACAGGAACATCTTGGATTTCAGTACTGGCCAATCTTTCTTCGAGATACCGGCGAGTTTGCAGGATGTTCCGGATTACGTCCCTTCCATGATGAGGAGGGCGTGCTGGAATTCGGCGTCCATATTGCCCGCAGGTTCTGGAGTGCGCGCCTTGGGGAGGAAGCGGCACGAGCTGTCATGGGCTATGCGTGCGAGACTCTGGCAACCAGGACGTTTGTTGCGGGGCACGGACCCCAGAACCTGGCCTCGAAAGCACTTCTACTGCGTCTTGGCTTTATCTTCACGCATGAAGAACCCTGGGGAGCCCACGGCATTATGCATCCGCATTACAGGCTGACGCTTGAGCCGTAG
- a CDS encoding VWA domain-containing protein, with protein sequence MKPFLLSLAVLASCSLGAQVPSSQKPLTATSTLVLVPALVHDKAGEPVYMLSASDFLLTDNGQPQALRVEDDAGNEPLAVVIDLEVGGAGTREYDKLGALIPMLEALVGGVQHRVAVVGFDSEPTLVQPFTAKIDSAKDAILSLQPGCTRQNHFSNCEGPDPVHDASLGDNGAAILDSVAFSVSLLRAQPARYRRVILLISETADRGSKVTLDDAVRAISDTNTSIYSIGFSTAKSEAAHYAHQQLPTGPGTPAQAADESRTMPPGGVELFDRANHIPNPPTGCMGKIPEQQLTDDPDQNLGRLSRLYDCMGQLMPPLLVARVAAIAASNGLKRNAPETVARLTGGEYFKLTNAKSLERSLSVITNHLPNRYMLSFQPVSPQAGLHHLSVKLIDRPGLIVQARTTYWSDDGNAEAK encoded by the coding sequence ATGAAGCCTTTTCTGCTTAGCCTCGCTGTCCTCGCATCCTGTTCCCTCGGCGCGCAAGTGCCCTCAAGCCAGAAGCCGCTCACCGCAACGTCCACCCTGGTCCTGGTTCCGGCACTCGTTCACGACAAGGCTGGGGAGCCGGTGTACATGCTTTCGGCCTCGGATTTCCTTCTGACGGACAACGGACAGCCCCAGGCGTTGCGGGTTGAGGACGATGCAGGAAACGAGCCTCTGGCGGTCGTGATCGACTTGGAAGTGGGCGGAGCCGGCACGCGGGAGTACGACAAGCTCGGCGCGCTCATCCCTATGCTCGAGGCCCTCGTCGGCGGCGTCCAGCATCGCGTCGCGGTCGTCGGCTTCGACAGCGAACCTACCCTAGTCCAACCGTTTACCGCAAAAATCGACTCGGCGAAAGATGCGATCCTCTCTCTTCAGCCCGGATGCACGCGGCAGAATCACTTCAGCAACTGCGAGGGTCCGGACCCGGTCCATGACGCGAGCCTCGGCGATAATGGCGCAGCCATCCTCGACAGCGTCGCGTTTTCCGTGAGCCTGTTACGAGCCCAGCCTGCACGCTACAGGCGCGTCATCCTCCTGATCTCGGAGACAGCGGACCGTGGAAGCAAGGTCACTCTGGACGACGCGGTCAGGGCCATTAGCGATACGAACACGTCGATCTACAGCATCGGCTTTTCGACGGCGAAGTCCGAGGCGGCACACTACGCCCACCAGCAACTTCCAACAGGTCCCGGTACACCCGCGCAGGCGGCGGATGAAAGCCGGACGATGCCGCCAGGTGGGGTAGAACTGTTTGATCGGGCCAATCACATCCCGAATCCTCCCACCGGATGCATGGGCAAGATCCCCGAGCAGCAACTAACCGACGACCCGGATCAGAATCTCGGCCGCCTCTCCCGTCTCTACGATTGCATGGGGCAGCTTATGCCTCCGCTTCTGGTTGCCCGGGTAGCCGCCATCGCCGCGAGCAACGGGCTGAAGCGGAACGCCCCCGAAACCGTGGCCAGGCTCACCGGAGGCGAATACTTCAAACTCACCAATGCGAAGAGCCTGGAACGCAGCCTGTCCGTCATCACGAATCACTTGCCCAATCGATACATGCTGAGCTTCCAGCCTGTCTCTCCTCAGGCCGGTCTACACCACCTGAGTGTCAAGCTAATCGATCGCCCAGGTCTGATCGTGCAGGCGCGAACGACCTACTGGTCTGACGATGGGAACGCGGAAGCGAAGTAG
- a CDS encoding DnaJ C-terminal domain-containing protein, whose translation MATQTKDYYGTLGVKKTATQDEIRKAFRKLARKYHPDVNPNDKKAEEKFKEISEANDVLSDEKKRKVFDQFGFYSDNIDAAAAEAAARSGGGSPFGGGNPFGPGGYRPSGGGARGGQEVPFDFGGFDFSDFQAGRGKAQEPAGGGFGGSFRDVFSGIFNSHGQKGSSRGPQPGTDLEYQVSVDFWTAVRGGVAKLEITRQDTCPTCKGRTTTGGSGECPECKGTGQVTQMGGRMKFNIQCPRCGGTGRADHPCGTCHGQGVVTRKDPLEFRIKAGTRDGQRIRLAGKGNAGVDGGQAGDLFLIIKTGSHPVFTRTVDDVYVTVPVTVVEAALGAKIDVPTIDGRTQLKIPQGTQTGQKLRLREKGVPSAAREGVRGDQIVEVKIVVPKVQDERSKEILRELARLNPEDPREGLFEQG comes from the coding sequence ATGGCGACTCAGACGAAGGACTATTACGGCACGCTTGGCGTGAAGAAGACGGCGACGCAGGATGAGATCCGGAAGGCTTTCCGGAAGCTCGCGCGGAAGTACCATCCGGACGTAAATCCGAATGATAAGAAGGCGGAGGAGAAGTTCAAGGAGATCTCCGAGGCGAACGACGTTCTCAGCGATGAGAAGAAGCGGAAGGTGTTCGACCAGTTCGGGTTCTATTCGGACAACATCGATGCGGCTGCGGCCGAGGCTGCGGCGCGGAGTGGGGGTGGAAGTCCGTTCGGCGGAGGGAATCCGTTTGGGCCCGGTGGGTATCGTCCGAGTGGAGGCGGTGCGCGCGGTGGGCAGGAGGTTCCGTTCGACTTTGGCGGGTTTGATTTCTCTGACTTTCAGGCGGGACGCGGGAAGGCACAGGAACCCGCTGGCGGCGGGTTTGGCGGAAGCTTCCGGGATGTGTTCAGCGGGATCTTCAACAGCCACGGGCAGAAGGGTTCGTCGCGCGGGCCGCAGCCGGGGACGGATCTTGAGTACCAGGTAAGTGTGGACTTCTGGACGGCGGTGCGCGGAGGTGTCGCGAAGCTTGAGATCACGCGGCAGGATACTTGCCCGACGTGCAAGGGACGGACGACGACGGGCGGAAGCGGGGAGTGTCCGGAGTGCAAGGGCACAGGGCAGGTGACGCAGATGGGCGGGAGGATGAAGTTCAATATCCAGTGCCCACGCTGCGGCGGGACGGGGAGGGCGGATCATCCATGCGGGACGTGCCATGGACAGGGCGTCGTTACGCGGAAAGACCCGCTGGAGTTTCGCATCAAGGCCGGGACGCGCGATGGACAGAGGATTCGGTTAGCGGGTAAAGGCAATGCGGGTGTGGATGGCGGGCAGGCGGGGGATCTCTTCCTGATTATCAAGACGGGATCGCATCCTGTGTTTACGCGGACCGTGGACGACGTTTACGTGACGGTGCCGGTGACCGTGGTCGAGGCGGCGCTGGGCGCGAAGATCGATGTGCCGACGATCGATGGGCGGACGCAGTTGAAGATTCCGCAGGGGACGCAGACAGGGCAGAAGCTCAGGCTGCGCGAGAAGGGCGTGCCGTCGGCGGCGCGGGAGGGTGTGCGCGGGGACCAGATCGTCGAAGTGAAGATCGTGGTGCCGAAGGTGCAGGACGAGCGGTCGAAAGAGATTCTGCGGGAGCTGGCACGGCTGAACCCGGAGGATCCACGGGAAGGGTTGTTTGAGCAGGGATGA
- a CDS encoding HigA family addiction module antitoxin, translated as MAIGRSPKRKSLLHPGEVLRERYMAPDALSANALALALRVPATRISEIIRERRGITADTAFRLSVYFETTAEMWMDLQKAYELAQVEHGSLAQIKKEVQRRA; from the coding sequence ATGGCGATTGGTCGAAGTCCGAAGCGAAAGTCCCTGCTGCATCCGGGAGAGGTTCTTCGGGAGAGATATATGGCGCCTGACGCGTTGAGCGCGAATGCGCTGGCGCTGGCGCTGCGGGTTCCGGCGACGAGGATCTCGGAGATTATCCGGGAGCGGCGCGGGATTACGGCGGATACGGCGTTTCGGCTTTCGGTTTACTTCGAGACGACGGCGGAGATGTGGATGGATCTGCAGAAGGCATACGAGCTTGCCCAGGTAGAGCACGGGTCGCTCGCGCAGATCAAGAAGGAAGTACAGCGCAGGGCATAG
- a CDS encoding Fpg/Nei family DNA glycosylase — protein MPEGNELHRWAEMHNTAFGGKKVRVEGPNGRFEDAVLLDRKVLKRVTAVGKHLGYDFGPDRVLHVHMGLYGDFTEGTGKAPEMRGALRLRISTPNDWLELRGPTDCSVWTTEKWNALRERLGPDPLNGDDPKRAYERIAKRKTPIGLLLMDQEIFSGLGNIFRAELLFRARLSPFRAGNEVDAAKLKRIWKDSGKLMRDAMEDRRIVTTKPADRPHKKGPALNEEAHYVYRRQGRPCFICGTKVMTKVMGGRNLFWCPVCQAE, from the coding sequence GTGCCGGAAGGAAATGAGCTGCATCGCTGGGCGGAGATGCATAACACGGCCTTTGGTGGGAAGAAGGTACGCGTCGAAGGGCCGAATGGGCGCTTCGAGGATGCGGTGCTGCTCGATCGCAAGGTGCTGAAGCGCGTTACGGCTGTCGGGAAGCATCTTGGGTATGACTTTGGGCCGGACCGGGTACTCCACGTACACATGGGTCTCTATGGGGACTTCACCGAGGGGACGGGCAAGGCTCCGGAGATGCGCGGTGCGTTGCGGCTGCGGATCTCGACTCCGAATGACTGGCTCGAGCTGCGGGGGCCTACGGACTGCAGCGTCTGGACGACGGAGAAGTGGAATGCACTGCGGGAACGGCTTGGGCCGGATCCTCTGAACGGGGACGATCCGAAGCGGGCTTACGAGAGGATTGCCAAGCGGAAGACCCCTATCGGTCTGCTGCTGATGGACCAGGAGATCTTTTCCGGGCTGGGAAACATCTTTAGAGCGGAGCTTCTGTTTCGGGCAAGGCTGAGTCCGTTTCGCGCGGGTAACGAGGTGGATGCGGCGAAGCTGAAGCGGATCTGGAAGGACTCGGGCAAGCTGATGCGGGATGCGATGGAAGACCGGCGGATTGTGACGACGAAGCCGGCGGATCGGCCGCATAAGAAAGGGCCGGCGTTGAACGAGGAAGCGCACTATGTGTACCGGCGGCAGGGACGCCCTTGTTTCATTTGTGGGACAAAGGTCATGACGAAGGTGATGGGGGGGAGGAATCTTTTCTGGTGCCCGGTGTGCCAGGCGGAGTAG
- the dnaK gene encoding molecular chaperone DnaK produces the protein MAKIIGIDLGTTNSCVAVMEGGEPKVIANEEGGRTTPSIVAFTKSGERLVGQVAKRQAITNPENTVYSIKRFMGRRMNEVGDELKMVPYKVVSKGDNVGVLAQGKEFTAPEVSAMILQKLKKAAEDYLGTSVTEAVITVPAYFNDAQRQATKDAGKIAGLDVKRIVNEPTAAALAYGLDKKKDETIAVYDFGGGTFDISILEVGEGVIEVKSTNGDTHLGGDNLDQRIVDWLIGEFKADTGLDLHAKGNEMALQRLKDAAEKAKIELSTAQESEINLPFITADATGPKHLVRNLTRAKLESLVDDLLQRSIGPSKQAMKDAGVDASKIDEVVLVGGQTRMPKIQQLVKELFGKEPHKGVNPDEVVAIGAAVQAGVLAGEVKDLLLLDVTPLTLSIETMGGVATGMITRNTTIPTKKTETFSTAADNQTEVEVHVLQGERPMASQNRTLGKFKLSGIPTAPRGVPQIEVTFDIDANGILNVTAKDNATGKDQKITITSSSGLSKEEVERMAKDAEAHAAEDKEQRDAVEARNGLDSMVYSVEKMIKDGGDKVDSSDKSEVESALADAKSVLAGSPSASELNASKERLTTASHKLAEAMYKAGASAPTDGGTAAGGTTDHGTNEEAKKDEGVIDAEYVDVDHK, from the coding sequence ATGGCAAAGATTATTGGGATTGACCTCGGGACCACGAACTCCTGCGTTGCCGTGATGGAAGGCGGCGAGCCGAAGGTGATTGCGAACGAGGAAGGCGGACGGACGACCCCGTCGATCGTTGCGTTCACGAAGAGCGGCGAGCGTTTGGTGGGTCAGGTTGCGAAGCGCCAGGCGATTACGAACCCTGAGAACACCGTTTACTCGATCAAGCGCTTCATGGGCCGCCGGATGAACGAAGTCGGCGACGAGCTGAAGATGGTGCCGTATAAGGTCGTTTCGAAGGGCGATAACGTCGGCGTGCTGGCACAGGGTAAGGAGTTCACGGCGCCTGAGGTGTCGGCGATGATCCTTCAGAAGCTGAAGAAGGCTGCCGAGGACTATCTCGGCACGTCGGTGACCGAGGCGGTCATCACGGTTCCGGCTTACTTCAACGATGCGCAGCGCCAGGCGACGAAGGATGCGGGCAAGATTGCCGGGCTGGATGTGAAGCGTATCGTCAACGAGCCGACTGCGGCTGCGCTGGCGTACGGGCTGGATAAGAAGAAGGACGAGACGATCGCCGTGTACGACTTCGGCGGCGGAACGTTCGATATCTCGATCCTTGAGGTTGGCGAAGGCGTGATCGAAGTGAAGTCGACCAACGGCGATACACACCTTGGCGGCGATAACCTCGACCAGCGAATTGTGGATTGGCTCATCGGTGAGTTCAAGGCCGATACCGGGCTTGATCTCCATGCGAAGGGCAACGAGATGGCGTTGCAGCGTTTGAAGGATGCGGCGGAGAAGGCGAAGATCGAGCTTTCGACAGCGCAAGAGTCGGAGATCAACCTCCCCTTCATTACTGCCGATGCGACCGGACCGAAGCACCTTGTCCGGAACCTTACTCGCGCGAAGCTGGAGTCGCTGGTGGACGATCTGCTGCAGCGGTCGATCGGACCGTCGAAGCAGGCGATGAAGGATGCCGGTGTCGATGCAAGCAAGATCGACGAGGTCGTGCTGGTTGGTGGTCAGACGCGTATGCCGAAGATCCAGCAACTGGTGAAGGAGCTTTTCGGCAAAGAGCCGCATAAGGGTGTGAACCCGGATGAGGTTGTGGCGATTGGAGCCGCGGTTCAGGCTGGTGTGCTTGCGGGCGAAGTGAAGGATTTGCTTCTGCTCGATGTCACTCCGCTGACGCTTTCGATTGAGACGATGGGCGGTGTCGCGACGGGAATGATCACGCGCAACACGACCATCCCGACCAAGAAGACTGAAACGTTTTCGACGGCTGCCGATAACCAGACCGAAGTTGAGGTGCATGTGCTTCAGGGCGAACGGCCGATGGCGTCGCAGAACCGCACGCTGGGCAAGTTCAAGCTGAGCGGGATTCCGACGGCTCCGCGTGGCGTTCCGCAGATCGAGGTGACCTTCGATATCGACGCGAACGGCATTCTGAACGTGACGGCGAAGGACAACGCGACGGGCAAGGACCAGAAGATAACTATCACCAGCTCTTCGGGTCTAAGCAAGGAAGAGGTTGAGCGCATGGCGAAGGATGCCGAAGCTCATGCCGCGGAAGACAAGGAACAGCGTGATGCGGTTGAAGCGCGCAACGGGCTCGACTCGATGGTGTACAGCGTCGAGAAGATGATCAAGGATGGCGGCGACAAGGTTGATTCGTCGGACAAGAGCGAGGTGGAGAGTGCGCTTGCGGACGCGAAGTCGGTGCTGGCTGGATCGCCTTCGGCGAGCGAGTTGAACGCGTCGAAGGAGAGGCTGACCACGGCAAGCCACAAGCTGGCCGAGGCGATGTACAAGGCGGGTGCTTCGGCCCCGACGGATGGCGGAACGGCTGCAGGCGGCACGACGGATCACGGTACCAATGAGGAAGCGAAGAAGGACGAAGGTGTTATAGATGCCGAGTACGTGGATGTCGATCATAAGTAA
- the mreD gene encoding rod shape-determining protein MreD, translating into MATRSYTSRRELEQYSFHPAMTLLVPLAAILLQVLLPKAIPKLAILDLPLIATIFFAVARRSPIAGTLTGALIGLMQDALTNQPIGVNGMAKCVIGYIAASIGVKVDVENIGTRVLMNFAFSLLESVLLYLIQSRLLGLPGFHLLWLHEVIRALANTAVALPVFLFLDRGKRMI; encoded by the coding sequence ATGGCGACTCGAAGCTACACATCACGACGGGAACTCGAACAGTACAGCTTTCACCCAGCGATGACTCTTCTGGTTCCGCTTGCAGCGATCCTGCTGCAGGTGCTGCTGCCAAAGGCGATCCCGAAGCTGGCGATCCTGGATCTTCCGCTGATTGCGACCATCTTCTTTGCCGTTGCGCGACGGAGTCCAATTGCCGGAACGCTGACAGGCGCGCTGATCGGGCTGATGCAGGATGCGTTGACGAATCAGCCGATCGGCGTAAATGGGATGGCCAAGTGCGTGATCGGCTATATTGCTGCCAGCATTGGAGTTAAGGTGGATGTGGAGAACATCGGCACGCGCGTGCTGATGAACTTCGCTTTTTCACTGCTGGAGAGCGTGTTGCTGTATCTCATTCAAAGCAGGTTACTTGGTTTGCCGGGATTCCACCTGCTCTGGCTGCACGAGGTGATCCGGGCGCTGGCGAATACGGCGGTTGCGCTGCCTGTCTTCCTCTTCCTGGATCGTGGGAAGAGGATGATCTGA
- the mreC gene encoding rod shape-determining protein MreC, whose amino-acid sequence MEFFTRFKNALVLIVVLLAQTIALAVQVRRGPDSTGTDSKQVRLLRVWAAAIVTPVAKTTHFFSGGVRGGWSNYVALWHVRQQDEALRGQLAAIRLQQAAQAEDVIEGRRLQALLQFREHYVSSTIAAQVIGTSGSDTSRMLLIDKGADAGLKPDMAVITPDGIVGKLRDVFPHSAQLLLISDQTSGAGVMLQSTRIRAILKGTSSGRVQIGNLTADSRIQPGEVVLTSGGDQVYPRGLPVGVVESIAPDPEHQPYSAITIRPAAKLAQLEEVLVITATQTELSAEAQKDLDVALAKHTEDVNAAKAAAAASPASQRGLDMTDPKDAEEKAKAAAAAAADPTKPLPPVQLVPRPVPTLHPDRYSPGSTPSATELTPGAPRQPQSAPATDSQETPR is encoded by the coding sequence ATGGAATTCTTCACCCGCTTCAAGAACGCACTCGTCCTGATAGTTGTGCTGCTGGCACAGACGATTGCTCTTGCGGTACAGGTGAGGCGAGGACCGGATTCGACGGGAACGGATTCCAAGCAGGTGCGGTTGCTGCGGGTCTGGGCTGCGGCGATCGTGACGCCGGTGGCGAAGACGACGCACTTCTTCAGTGGGGGCGTTCGCGGTGGGTGGTCGAACTACGTGGCGCTTTGGCATGTGAGACAGCAGGATGAGGCACTGCGGGGTCAGTTGGCGGCGATCCGGTTGCAGCAGGCCGCGCAGGCGGAGGACGTGATCGAAGGCAGAAGGCTGCAGGCGCTGCTGCAGTTTCGGGAGCATTATGTGTCTTCGACGATTGCGGCTCAGGTGATTGGGACGAGTGGAAGCGATACGTCGCGGATGCTGCTGATCGACAAGGGCGCGGATGCGGGGTTGAAGCCGGATATGGCGGTGATTACGCCGGATGGAATCGTGGGGAAGTTGCGGGATGTCTTTCCGCATAGTGCGCAGCTTCTGCTGATCAGCGATCAGACTTCCGGAGCTGGCGTGATGCTGCAGAGCACGCGGATTCGGGCGATCCTGAAGGGGACCTCGTCGGGCCGGGTGCAGATTGGGAATCTCACTGCGGACTCGCGGATTCAGCCTGGTGAGGTGGTGCTGACTTCGGGTGGCGATCAGGTTTATCCGAGGGGTTTGCCGGTTGGTGTGGTGGAGAGCATCGCGCCAGATCCGGAGCATCAGCCTTATTCGGCGATCACGATCAGGCCTGCGGCGAAGCTCGCGCAACTGGAAGAAGTCCTGGTGATTACGGCGACGCAGACGGAGCTTTCGGCGGAGGCGCAGAAGGATCTCGATGTGGCTCTCGCGAAGCACACGGAGGATGTCAATGCGGCGAAGGCCGCGGCTGCTGCTTCGCCGGCTTCCCAGCGAGGGCTCGATATGACCGATCCGAAGGATGCGGAGGAGAAGGCGAAGGCTGCTGCTGCTGCCGCGGCTGATCCGACGAAACCTTTGCCTCCTGTGCAACTGGTTCCAAGGCCTGTTCCGACGTTGCATCCGGATCGGTATAGTCCTGGATCGACGCCTTCGGCGACGGAGCTGACTCCTGGAGCTCCGCGTCAGCCTCAGAGCGCTCCGGCGACGGACAGTCAGGAGACTCCGCGCTAG
- a CDS encoding sigma-54-dependent transcriptional regulator, with protein sequence MNHVLIVDDEAEIRTSLEAILAEEGYLVTTAATATEGLTLIRDAAYDVVLLDIWLPDRDGLDALAEIRRIESANLPEVVIISGHGTIEAAVRATKLGAYDFLEKPLSLERTLIVIKNAMKARQMREDNQEFARQLAIKGTVTGQSVALKALRQQIKLMAPTNGRVLIFGESGTGKELIGRAMHSESLRKDRVFVELNCAAIPEDYIESELFGYRNSAIPGGPPEKRGTFERADGGTLFLDEVGDMSLKTQAKVLRALDEQRFLPVGASHAIHVDVRVIAATNKDLEEEIARGNFREDLFYRLNVIPFYVPPLRDRKEDIPLLVKEFLQEFGQQYGRPHVEMNEDALSALRQYHWPGNVRELRNLVERVLILNPKAARIERKHLPMLVYRESRDAAKNLGKGEEFGSLLEAREAYERDYILKKLDECNGNVTRTAESLGLERSHLYRKMKALGVAIKE encoded by the coding sequence TGCCTACGACGTGGTGCTTCTGGATATCTGGCTGCCGGACCGGGATGGGCTGGACGCGCTGGCTGAGATTCGACGGATCGAATCGGCTAATCTGCCCGAGGTGGTGATCATCTCGGGGCATGGAACGATCGAGGCAGCGGTGCGTGCCACGAAGCTGGGCGCTTACGACTTTCTGGAGAAGCCGCTGTCGCTCGAACGCACGCTCATCGTGATCAAGAACGCGATGAAGGCGCGACAGATGCGCGAGGATAACCAGGAGTTTGCGCGGCAGCTTGCGATCAAGGGGACGGTGACGGGGCAGAGCGTGGCGCTGAAGGCATTGCGACAGCAGATCAAGCTGATGGCTCCGACGAATGGGCGGGTGCTGATCTTCGGCGAGAGCGGAACGGGAAAAGAGCTGATTGGGCGGGCGATGCACTCGGAGAGCTTGCGGAAGGACCGGGTTTTCGTCGAATTGAATTGCGCGGCGATTCCCGAGGACTATATCGAGAGCGAGCTGTTTGGGTATCGCAACAGCGCGATTCCTGGCGGGCCTCCAGAGAAGCGGGGGACGTTCGAGCGGGCGGACGGGGGGACATTGTTCCTCGATGAAGTCGGGGACATGAGTCTCAAGACGCAGGCGAAGGTGTTGCGTGCGCTCGATGAGCAGAGGTTTTTGCCGGTGGGCGCTTCGCATGCAATTCACGTCGATGTGCGGGTAATTGCAGCGACGAATAAGGACCTGGAGGAGGAGATTGCGCGTGGGAACTTCCGCGAGGATCTTTTCTATCGGCTTAACGTCATTCCGTTTTATGTACCTCCACTGAGGGACCGGAAGGAAGACATTCCGCTTCTGGTGAAGGAGTTTCTGCAGGAATTCGGGCAGCAATACGGCCGGCCGCATGTAGAGATGAACGAGGATGCGTTGTCGGCCTTGCGGCAATATCACTGGCCAGGGAATGTACGGGAGCTTCGGAACCTGGTGGAGAGGGTGCTCATTCTGAATCCGAAGGCGGCACGGATCGAGCGGAAGCATCTTCCGATGCTGGTGTATCGGGAGTCGCGGGATGCGGCAAAGAACCTTGGGAAAGGCGAGGAGTTCGGGTCGCTCCTCGAGGCGCGGGAGGCGTACGAGCGGGACTACATCCTGAAGAAGCTGGATGAATGTAATGGCAACGTGACGCGGACGGCGGAGAGCCTTGGGCTAGAGCGCAGCCATCTGTACCGGAAGATGAAGGCGCTTGGAGTTGCGATCAAGGAATAG